In Macrobrachium nipponense isolate FS-2020 chromosome 30, ASM1510439v2, whole genome shotgun sequence, a genomic segment contains:
- the LOC135202194 gene encoding uncharacterized protein LOC135202194, with product MINWNDSCLEDLQWWSEEDHLTTGVSLALPIPDVHLYSDASDQGWGATLEEAQVKGLWRVLDQEELINFRELRAIEEPLLSFKDQVLGKVVALFSDNATALAYLKKEGGTRSSTPNIVAQRIFQWCESHKTFLLPQFIEGKLNVLADALPFERSPRKRMDSKAGGSPITVKEVASHSGSVRHKVELSSPGIFLSGSRPYVLRDGRYAPPVGQSPFGLIHQILAKLRGYKNMEMTLIALFWPQRPWFPDLMEVLSEPLILLPRNKDLLKQPHFHHYHKNLPVLNVAARRLCSEQPEGPVFRKEWLDKFLFA from the coding sequence ATGATAAACTGGAACGATTCCTGCCTCGAGGATCTTCAGTGGTGGTCAGAAGAGGATCATCTGACCACCGGTGTAAGTCTTGCCCTCCCAATTCCAGACGTACATCTGTATTCAGATGCCTCAGATCAGGGTTGGGGTGCAACCCTGGAGGAAGCTCAGGTCAAGGGCCTTTGGAGGGTTTTGGATCAGGAGGAGTTAATAAATTTCCGAGAATTAAGAGCCATAGAGGAGCCTCTGTTAAGCTTCAAAGATCAAGTCTTGGGGAAAGTCGTAGCACTCTTTTCAGACAACGCTACAGCACTAGCTTATCTAAAGAAAGAGGGAGGTACAAGGTCGTCAACCCCGAACATCGTAGCTCAGAGAATCTTTCAATGGTGCGAAAGCCACAAGACCTTTTTACTCCCGCAGTTCATTGAGGGAAAACTCAACGTCCTAGCAGATGCGCTGCCATTCGAAAGAAGTCCAAGGAAGCGAATGGACAGTAAAGCTGGAGGTAGTCCAATCACTGTTAAAGAGGTGGCCAGCcatagtggatctgttcgccacaagGTTGAACTATCGTCTCCCGGTATATTTCTCTCTGGTAGCAGACCCTATGTCTTGCGGGACGGACGCTATGCTCCACCCGTGGGACAATCTCCATTCGGCCTCATTCATCAGATACTGGCAAAGCTAAGAGGGTACAAGAATATGGAGATGACCCTAATTGCTCTGTTTTGGCCTCAGAGACCATGGTTCCCGGATCTCATGGAAGTGCTGTCTGAACCCCTGATCCTCCTGCCACGAAATaaggatcttctcaaacagccgcATTTTCATCATTACCACAAGAACCTTCCCGTGCTCAACGTAGCTGCACGGAGACTGTGCAGCGAGCAGCCCGAAGGTCCGGTCTTTCGGAAGGAGTGGCTCGACAAGTTTCTATTTGCCTGA